GAGTTGCAGATTTTAGACCTATTGCATGTTGCAATGTGGTCTATAAAGTTGCTGCAAAATTGATTTGTTCAAGGCTACGAACTATTCTACCTGGTTTGATAGCTGAGAATCATGGAGGATTTATCAAAGGGAGATTCATAGCTTACAATATTATGATTTGTCAGGATTTAGTTAAGCATTATGGGAGAAAAAACTCAAGGCCTAGTTGCATGATAAAACTAGATCTTAGGAAGGCATATGATACGGTGGAGTGGGATTTTATAGAAGAGATGTTAAATGCACTAAGTTTCCCGGAACGTTGGGTTAAGCTTATCATGACTTGTATCCGCTCACCTAGATTTTCCATATTGTTAAATGGATCTCTACAGGGATATTTTCCAGCAAGCAGAGGTCTAAGACAGGGAGACCCCTTGTCTCCTCTGCTTTTTGTTTTAGGCATGGAGTATCTCACACGTGTCTTGAGGAAAGTGGGTAACAAAGCAGCGTTTCAGTTTCATGAAAGATGCTCTCAGCTCGGGCTAAATCACTTATGTTTCGCTGACGATGTACTGTTATTCTGCCATGGCAATTTCAAATCAGTATACATGTTACTACAAGGCCTCAAATTGTTCTCTCAGACATCCGGGTTACAACCAAATGGAACTAAATCGGCTTTCTACTGCTGCGGAATGAGCTCAACGGAAATACAAAGAATAAGGGATATATCTGGTTTTGAGGTAAGTAAGCTACCTTTTAGATATCTTGGCATTCCAATCAATTCAAAGAAACTATCAGCTGAAGAGTGTGAAGTGTTAGTAGAGAAAATGACTATTCAAATTCGAACTTGGAGCACTAGGAACCTCTCTTATGCAGGAAGAGTAACTTTGATTAATGCTGTATTACTTTCAATCCATACATACTGGTCCCAAATTATGATTCTGCCCAAAAGAGTTTTACAGAAGATCAATAGCATCTGCCGTGCATTTTTATGGAAAGCATCTTCTCAGTACTTGGGGCCGGGTTTGGTGGGTTGGGAAGCCCTCTGCAAATCCAAAAAAGAAGGTGGTTTAGGACTGAGAAATATCATAGAATGGAATAAGGCAGCCTTAGGAAAATACATTTGGGCAGTGGCAACAAAACAAGATAACCTCTGGATCAAGTGGGTTCACCATGTATATTTGGGCTCAGAGGATTGGTGGAGCTATAAGGCCCCATCAACCAGCAGCTGGTACTGGAAGCAAATTGTCATGATTAAGAATAACTTCAAGCAGATTGTGGATACCCAGAAATTTGAGGCTGAAACTTATATGATAAAACAGGGATATCGCCTACTAATGCCAGTTCAGCAGGAAGTTGCTTGGCATTATCTGGTGTGGGAGAGATTAGTCATTCCAAAACACAGGTTTATATTTTGGCTAATCATGCTGGGAAGACTACCAATTAGAGAAAGGTTACAGAAATTCCAAATATGTCAAGAGGTGGAGTGTGTAGTTTGTCTTGCTGATGTAGAGAGCATGAATCACTTATTTTTTGAGTGTATATTCAGCAGCAGAGTTGTACAGGCAATGAAGATTTGGCTTAATTGGAGGACACCAGCTTTGTTGATACATGGGCTGATGAGTAACTTACGGCATAGCAGACACAGTAGATTCAAAAAAAGTGTATTCATAGTCACATTGGCTGCAATGAGTTATCATATATGGCTAAATAGGAATGAAGTATTATGGCAACATAGCTGCAAACAGGTGAACAAAATTGTACAAAACATCAAATATGAGGTTAAATACAGGATCAAAGGAACTATATACAAAAGTCTAACATCTAGAAGAGACAAGATTTGGTTTGATCAACTGTAATTAGAATATTATATCAGACCTCTTGGGGTGCTGTAGGATGTAAATATGTTTGGTTTAATACACAATtatctgatttaccaaaaaaaaaaaaaaacattgaaaaaCACAAAAGATGAATTTCACtatcaataatataaaataacTAGATAAAAAAAAAGGTGGGATAAAATTATGGAATTGGAAACATATACTTTTAAAACATACAAATAAATCAAAACCAAATCATATATATTTGAGATGAAAAAGGCCACAACAAAGCACTGTAAGATTAAAAACAAAACACTGTATTGATATCTATTATTAACAATACATTATGAAACCGTTAATATTATACATAATCATACAACTAAATCTATTATTAGCTCTTATATACTTGTTTTTTACAAAAGATATATACTATTGATATCTTCAAATTTCATGAGAAATTCTTCACTATATGATACATTTTTGTTAtccaaacaaaagaaaaagaagaatgatCAATGAATATATatacaaactcaaaaaaaaaaaaaaagtgtacacAGATATAAATATATGATATACCTTATGAGACCCTAACCCTAGATATTATAGTGCTATAGCCGCCAGCCATATTTTAATGATGCTTCAGATAACTCCTTAAGATCAATATCCGCTCCAAAAGAAAAACCAGAAGAAAAGCTAGATCTGATAAAAAAGATATTAAAACATTATATTAGATATATATCCATTGCAGTGTTTTTTGAAGATAAATTATTAATTGATGAAATCTCTTGTAGATCTAAAAGAATTTTAAACCATAGCAGATGATGAAACTATATATACATCCAGTGCAATATCCACCAACCCCTCTTTTCTTGAATCATACAGGCCATGGAGATTATATGATCTGGGTGAGatgaatataaaaatatatatatgacttTTTAAAATAAATGGTGAGATCTAGAACATACCCCAGAATTCTTCATCATAAAACTCTATTTTTATAAGATCTATGTTGTTTGGAAATGAAAACCCAGAAACAGTAGATCTGATAAAGATATTGTAAACATTTGATGATGAACTAATTGTATAGATaatctaataaaaaaaaacaaaattctcATATATTGATTCATGATTACGAAACACATGATGACACGACTAATAATACCCCAAACCACTACTTTATTCTTATAACTATAAACCCGGCCCCAATCTCTTcttaaaaattactaataagaacAACAAAACACAGACCATAACAATGGATAAATGACACTACTAAACAATACAAAACAACATGAAATAACGATCACACTAGATCTATAGCTAGATCACGATGAGCTAGGCAGGTTCTGTGTGGGTGGTTGGCACTTGAAGACTTTTGATCAACACATCTCAAGAGAGATGATTATCAATCAGAAAAAGCCATGGCCATATCCAACATTGTTGGACACATGATGAGTTCCCTGCGAATTAGGCTGCTGCAAAAGCAATTGGGAAGATGGTGGCAGAGACTGAGGTAGCATAGGCAACTGCATAGTAGGTCGCTGATGATTGACATGGTTGACAGTAACACCAGCAGAGGTATTGTTATTAGCCAATTGCATAGGAGACATATTGATATGGTTGACAATGCCAGAAGCAGAAGTAGTGTTTGGCTGCTGCATATGATGAGGCATAGGAGACATATTGAAATGGTTGTTGACACTGCCAGGCGCAGGAGAAGTGTTTGGCTGCTGCATATGATGAGGCATAGGAGACATATTGAAATGGTTGTTGACACTGCTAGGCACAGGAGAAGTGTTTGGTGGCTGCATCATTTGAGGCATAGCAGACATATTGATGTAGTTGGTATTAGCAGGTGCACTACTCTGCATATTTGGCACAGAAGAGAAACTCATATGAGGCTGCAGATTAACATGGTTGACATGGTTGAGAGTACCATTAGAAGCACTAACTTGCATATAAGGAGGCAAATTGACATGGTTGACAGAACCACCAGAAGCTAAAGCTTGCATTTGAGACTGCAAATTGACATGATTATTATTGACGATACCACCAGAATTCATAGCCTGCATTTGAGGCATATGAGGCATATTGACATGGTTGGCATTGCCACCGCCAGATGTTATAGACTGCAGATGAGGTGTATCAGTACTAGTACTACCAGTACTAGCAGcagcagaagaagaagaagaattagCCACACCACCATCAAAACCAACATCATTATCATTATAGTTATTTTCATTGttgttattataataatgatagttACTATTAGGCTGCAACCCTCCTTGGTTGGGAAAAGAAGAAGCAGAACTAGGCAGCTGAGGCAGTCCTCCTCCTGACCCATTACCACCAGCACCACCTACAGTAGTCATAACACCATAAAAAGATGGTGcatttatattcatattattAAAGTTAGGTGGTAGGAGAGAGTCTGTGTTAGTAGTAGTCTGAATCAAGATCTGATCAGCCGTTTGAGAGGTATCCCTTCTCAACATCTCCATCGCTGACTTGAGATGCTCCAAATGCGCCAGATCATTCAAAGTCTCAACTGGAGCCTCCCACCAGTGGAGGGACACTCTAGCCTTACGAGCCTTATTTAGCTCATTGCTACGCTTCCTCTCCACGTCCAACTGATCCACAACATGGGTCAGTTGTTGGTTTAGCTCCCGAACATTCGCGCTTCGATGAGCCTCGATCAGCTGCAACGTCCCAGAGTTCACTTGGGGCGGTGTGATACGGTAATTCTGAGGGTTCAAATACCGGTCTATAATATACTGAACGCTCGAATGTCCGAACGAGAAAACCTTCTTTCCCGGTGAGAAAACTATTATGGCCAACTCTACACCACAGAGGGTGCAAAGCTCACTAGCTTTCTTGAAAAGCCCAGCGCGCCGCTTGGAGAAGGTGACTTGGAGATTGCTCTCGTTTGCCATCTTCATCATCGCCACCTTCTGCCTTCCCCTGCTGACCCTCCTATTTGGATTATTGTTGCTGTTGTCGTCGTCGTCGTTGTTGTTCTCGTTGTTGGTGATGTTGAGGTTGTTCATCATCTCCATGGCCATGGCTAAAACCAGCGGACAATAATGACAAAGaggaataatatatatatatatatatataattataagatATATTTTAGAGAGGCTTGTAGTTGTGGATATATGGGTGTGGTATAAGGTGGTCTTTATATATAGGAAGGGTTCGGCattttgtttaactattttgatttatttattaattatgtttattattttgataaatatgaATTTATTTTGTGTTGTTATTACCAACTAGGTTTGGAATTTACagattttctttagttttctttcctttttgtaatggattttaatttcaatttttaacatATATACGAAAGAATTTTTTTAGCCAAAATTAATTACTCCTGTCTGTATTTTAAGGTACAGCATTTTTCCAGTTCATTGTAGGACAGTATCTGTACAAGTGTATTTATTGTATTAGAAAATTCTCTTCTGCaacttgcatatatatatatatatatatatgaaatatatcagataaaatagttttttttgttGAAATGATTATTACATTTTTAGGTCTGTAATGATTGAAATAAATTTTGCGTTATAATACATCATATA
The genomic region above belongs to Humulus lupulus chromosome 1, drHumLupu1.1, whole genome shotgun sequence and contains:
- the LOC133799739 gene encoding uncharacterized protein LOC133799739 yields the protein MAMEMMNNLNITNNENNNDDDDNSNNNPNRRVSRGRQKVAMMKMANESNLQVTFSKRRAGLFKKASELCTLCGVELAIIVFSPGKKVFSFGHSSVQYIIDRYLNPQNYRITPPQVNSGTLQLIEAHRSANVRELNQQLTHVVDQLDVERKRSNELNKARKARVSLHWWEAPVETLNDLAHLEHLKSAMEMLRRDTSQTADQILIQTTTNTDSLLPPNFNNMNINAPSFYGVMTTVGGAGGNGSGGGLPQLPSSASSFPNQGGLQPNSNYHYYNNNNENNYNDNDVGFDGGVANSSSSSAAASTGSTSTDTPHLQSITSGGGNANHVNMPHMPQMQAMNSGGIVNNNHVNLQSQMQALASGGSVNHVNLPPYMQVSASNGTLNHVNHVNLQPHMSFSSVPNMQSSAPANTNYINMSAMPQMMQPPNTSPVPSSVNNHFNMSPMPHHMQQPNTSPAPGSVNNHFNMSPMPHHMQQPNTTSASGIVNHINMSPMQLANNNTSAGVTVNHVNHQRPTMQLPMLPQSLPPSSQLLLQQPNSQGTHHVSNNVGYGHGFF